Genomic window (Polaribacter batillariae):
TTTTAAGGTAGAAAATTTATCAACTCCGTGAATTAAATCGACAAAATGCGCCATATATTTTACCTTATTGCTTTGTAAATGACCAATCATATGCCATTTAATATCTTTGGGTAAAACATCGAATTTTTCTACCATTTCTTGAATTTTATTCTCCCCAAAAACTCGTTGCCCAGCACTATAAGCTTCTTGTAAATCTGCAACAGGTTTGGTTTTAGAAACGGCCACTAAAGTTACGTTTTTGGGAATAGAATTTTTTATTTTTTGTAGACTTTCTTTGATACTCATTTTTATTTTTTTTTGATGGAATAATGCATAAAGATTCTAAAACAAGTTTAGAATAACTTTGTTAAAACTCATAAATCGTTAATGCACTTCTTAACTTGGGCTCGATATAAGTAGTTTTTGGTGGCATTAACAAACCAGCATCTACGATTTCTTTCAACTCTTTTATATTTGTAGGCAACATTCCAAACGAAACTTTAAAATCGCCAGCATCTACTTTTGTTTTTAGTTCTAAACTATCAGATTTATCTTGCGAATACACAATTTTAGAGTCGTTTCGAATGTCTTCAATTCCTAAAATAGGTCTTAAAACGGTGGTGTACAAAATTTGAGCATCTAATTTGCTTAAAGCATCTGTAAAGTTATAGATAGATTTTCGTAAATATAAAGCATAAAAATCACCATTTAAGTACATGCTAAAATGATGTTTTTCTTTGGGTTTGTACAATTCTTGCTTTCGATTTTCGATTCTAAAATAGGTATCTAATTCAATTAAAAATTCATCTGAAGTTAAACCATTTAAATCTCTTATAAATCGATTGAATTCGTAGATTTTCAACTCACTTTCTGGCAGTAAATAACTCATAAAAAAGTTATAATCTTCTTCGCCTGTATGATTTGCATTTTCTTTTGCCAATCTTTGTGCCAACAAACAAGAAGAAGTAGATCTATGATGCCCATCTGCAATATATAAGGTTTTTACCCCCTTAAAAGCGGCTGTTATTTTTTCGATATCATTGGCATTATTTACTACCCAAAGTAAATGTAAATCTTTATCAGTTGTAGAGAATTCGTATTCTGCTCTTTGTTCTTTGTATTTTTTTATGATTGATAAAATCTCATCATTATCAGGATATGTTAGTAATACAGGCTCTGCATTAAAACCAGTATTTTTTAGATAATTTTCGAATAATAACTCTCTTGATTTAAGCGTTCCTTCGTGTTTTTTTATGATATTTTGATGGTAATCTTCTACAGAAACTGCAGCAATAATTCCACAAAAAGAATCTGTAGATGTTATTTTTTGATAGATATAAAAACCTGGTAAATTATCTTTTTGAAAGACATTGTTTTCTTTAAATTCTAAATACCTATTATGCACTAATTTAAAGCGTAATTCTCCAC
Coding sequences:
- a CDS encoding DUF1015 domain-containing protein, which encodes MATVKPFKAVRATRDKVAMVSSKSYEVYTPEMLYSKLAFNPYTFLHVINPGYKYHKQDISGELRFKLVHNRYLEFKENNVFQKDNLPGFYIYQKITSTDSFCGIIAAVSVEDYHQNIIKKHEGTLKSRELLFENYLKNTGFNAEPVLLTYPDNDEILSIIKKYKEQRAEYEFSTTDKDLHLLWVVNNANDIEKITAAFKGVKTLYIADGHHRSTSSCLLAQRLAKENANHTGEEDYNFFMSYLLPESELKIYEFNRFIRDLNGLTSDEFLIELDTYFRIENRKQELYKPKEKHHFSMYLNGDFYALYLRKSIYNFTDALSKLDAQILYTTVLRPILGIEDIRNDSKIVYSQDKSDSLELKTKVDAGDFKVSFGMLPTNIKELKEIVDAGLLMPPKTTYIEPKLRSALTIYEF